The region AATAAAAAAATAGTCTTTGCAAAAGCAAAGACTATTTTTTTTTCATAGCAATTTTAAAATTAGATTTTGTACATAATTTGTTACATTCAATATACAAACATGTTGTTAGCATAAAAAAGGCAAACAAACTAAAAAGTACCATAAGCGTATTGTAAAAATATTTTGTGTTTTTGGGTAAACTCATTTTTAAAATCTATACAAAAAATTAATTGATTTTAATTTTTGTAAAAATACTATAACTATTTGATTTTTAGTGTAGAATTTTTTAAACGAGGTTGTAGTATTTTTACTACGAATAGGTTTTAAAGAACAATATTGTTTTTAGGTGTTATTGGTAATGGCAAGTTTTCTTCGTTTAACATATCGCGCATATCAATTTCAATGGTTCTGCTAATTTGAGTTATTGGAACATCGTTTGCGCTACCTTCAAATGGATTCATTGAACTTTCGCCAACAGTATCTAATGTTATAAATACCCATGTTAAAATCATTGAAAAAGGTAAATTTAACCATACCGAATAACCTTCTATTATAGTATTATGCCCAAGTTTATCAAACTCATTTAATAAGCCAAATGGTACTGAAAGTACAAATAAAAATAATAAATAAGTAGTAATTGAACCAAAGTTTCTTGGATAGGGAAAATTCTTAATACGCTCTGCTTTCCCTTGGTTATCTGTAAATTTCATTAGTGATTGTTGTAATAAACTCCATTGGAAATCGTTCAAAAAACCTTCGTTGTACAACTTTGCTAAATGGTTAGATTGTAAAGCCGCAAGCTGTGTTGCCTTATTTTTCTTTTGTAAAATATACGTGTATTCTTCGTTAGTTAATAACGGTTTAAGTTCGTTTTCTAAAGTTGAAATACGTTCGGGAATATCATATTTTAATAAATATTCCTTGTTTGCTTTTTGTTCCATGTTTTCCCAAGTGCGTGATTCTCTTAATTGAAAACGCATTGCGGTAAGCCAAGCAAAATGACGATAAAAAATGGAGTTAATATCTTTATTTTGGTTTTTTAAAGCGTCTTTAATAGTGTAAGCAAACGATCTGCTATCGTTAATAATTGCACCGTAAATTTGGCGCGCTTCCCATAAACGGGCATAGCTGGCATTGTTTTTAAAACCTACAATAAAAGCAACAGCTGTACCTAAAATTGTTATGGGTTGCCAAGGTAATGCAATAAATTTTACACCTAAAAAGTAAAATAAAGTGGGTATAAGTGATAATATAAAAATTTTATATATGGTTCTTCGTGTCCATAAAATAAATTCTAATGGACTAAATCTTCTGCCTGCATTCATTTTTTCTAAATTTAATTACTTTTTTTATGTATTATTTGTGAATTTACTAATTAATATACCTACTAAGACTACCGAGTAAAATTGACCTATAATGCCTATTAATGATGTTATTAATTTTGTTTGATACGTATTTGGGGTAATGTCACCATAACCAATTGTAGTTAATGAAATGGAACAATAATAAACTAAATCCATATAAACATGCGCGGGACTTGTGTAATTAATACCTTTAAAAGATAGGTTATTGCTGTATGCATAAATTTGAAACATAAACACAAATACTTCAATTAAAAGGAAAAAGCCACAAGCTGCAGCCGATATAATATCGGCATTAATATAACTTGGCTTTACTAAAAACTTAAAAACTTCAATAAAAATAAATAAGTAAAACAATACATAGCTTATGTTTAAAATAAACATAATTTCTGGAATGTTTTTAAAGAATGTTAAAATTATTGGAAGTAAGATAACCCATATGGTTAATATATTTTTAATTATGATTTTAAGTTTGCCCTTTTCAATAAACACTCCAATACTTGCAAAACCTAAGATCAGCATATTTATTGGCCACAAAACTTCGGTGTAAAAAGGAATGTCTTTTACAAAAATTCCAATATATAAATGTTGAATGAGTGCTAATAAAAGCAGCTCATACTTTCGGTGGTTTAAAATTTTTTTAATAGAATTCATAAATGTTTTACGCTATAGTTTTTTTTAGAAAAAAGTATTTTTGATATCTAAATTTTGGTCTAAAACAGTGGCTAAAAATAATTATTAATTTTTAAATAGTGTGATAATTAGTAATTTTCTTAAAACTTTTATTGATTTTTACATTTCAGGTTTTATATTTGTTTACTTATAAAACTTTTTATGAAAAAATTATACCTTTTAGTTTTAATGCTTTTGAGTACTGCTTGTTTTGCTCAGTATTATCAACAGCATTATATTGCACCAGCTCCATGGCAATATTGGAACGATGCAAACGAGATTGTAATTGGAACAATAGAACCAGGTGTAACTGTTAATGTTGATGTAAAACGAAGCGATGGTACACTTGTAACTAGCTTAAATGTTACTGAAAACAATCCTGTTTCATACAGATTTACTGGTACATTCACAACAACTCCTAAAAATGCATTAAATACCCTTTTAACAGACAGAGGGTTGCTTATTGAAGCCAGTCATCCTGTAATTGTAAACGTAAGAAATATAGCGTCAGATACTGCGGGTAGTAACGTTAACAATATAAAAGGAAATGCTTCATTAGTAAGTTTTGGTTCAGAAGGTTTAGGTTTAGAATTTAGAATAGGGTACTACCGTAATTCTGTGTTAGGTTTAAACATGGGGGCGCCAATATATTCGGTAATGGCAACGGAAGATGCTACTACTGTTACACTTCCTTCAGGAACAATAAATTTAGATAAAGGTCAGGGCTATTTATTTACGGCTCCAATAGGTTCATTAATTTCAGCCGATAAATTTATTGTAATGAATACCGGAAGTTACGGTGATGTTCCACAAACTTGTGGATTAAATGGAGAAGATGGTACTTTTGATCAAATAGCACCCTTACAATCGTTAGGAACCAAATACATGGTTGTTCGTGGCGATGGTACCGCACCAACACTTGCACAACAAGCACAAGGCTTTGGTTCTGAGCAAACAACAGTTGTAGGTACACAAAACGGTACCGTTGTAACGTTACAACATTTTAACCCAAATGGAACACAATTTGGACCACCTTTTTCGCTATTTTTAAATGCAGGTGATTTTTATACTTTTTATCACGGTAATGGTTTAGATTTATATTCAAGTTCAATTATCACATCAGATTTTCCTGTAATTGTTTACGCAGGTACAGCTGTAGATTGTGAAACGGATATTTCAACAGTATTGCCAATTGGCGGTTGTTCAGGATCTTTAAACATTCAAACTAAAAAATTTATCAATTACAACAATGGTAATTTAGCTTGCTTTGGTTTTTGTATCATAGAAAGTAATACAGTTCCGGTTTTTGTAAATGGTTTAAACATTGAAACCTTAACAGGTGTACCTAGAGTTGCTATTGGCACAACAGGCTTTTATTTAATAACTTTTAACAATACACAAATAGGAAATCCGGCCGATTTAATTTTAACATCTGCGTTACCATTAACTTCTAGTTTGGTTCAGCAAGGTGGTGGTTTTTCAATGTCGGCATTTTTCTCTTCATTTGGGGTAGCTGCAGATCCACCAGTTTACGCAAAGCGCAACAGCGATTGTAGTGTAACTTTACAAGCAGAAAGTGGTTATTCGCAATATGTTTGGTTTAAAGATGGAATACAATACCAAACCACAACAACCAATACATTAATTATAACAGAATCGGGGAGTTATGCGGTTCAAGTGATGCGTAATTGCGGCTTGTCGGGCTTATCTATCGCTTTAGATGTAATAGTAGATCCTTGTTCTGATTTAGAAGTTATAAAAGAACGTACCGCTCAAAACGATTTAGATGTTACTTTTACAATTACTGTGACAAATAAAAATCCGCATTTTACTGAAACCAATGCAGTAGCAACCGACATATTACCTACAGGTTTAAATTATGTTTCATCAAGCGTTACTAAAGGTAGTTACAACCCAACAACTGGTATTTGGAATATAGGAACAATGGTGCCTGGTGAAACCCAAGTATTAACTATTGATTGTAAAATTGGATCGTCGGGCGATTATATAAACACCGCTACTATAACTGGTAAATTAGAAGATACCAATACAAAAAATAATAAAGATACAGCTACTGTAGAAGCTTTAGTTGCTGATTTAGATGCTATTAAAGACGACTTTAGGGAGCTTTATATACCTGGCGATTTCTTAGATTATACCATTAGAGTTTTAAATAAAGGACCCCAACGTGCTTTAAATATTGAAGTTAGCGATGTAATGCCGCATAATACAACAGAAATGTCTTGGTCTGGGAACAATAAAACAGGAACGGGTGATTTAGTTGATACAATTGATATGTTAGACCCTAACCAAGAAATGGTATATAAAGTACGTTTACGTGTGCCTGCTGACCATCTTGGCTTATTTACAAATAGTGTTAATGTAAGTTCAATTTACATAGCAGACCCAGTGCCACTTTGTACTGATTGTATTGATACCGATTTCCCAGAATTTAATATACCAAAAGGAATTTCTCCTAATGGCGATGGTGATAACGATTATTTAGATTTAACTTATTATTTTGTTAGTAAATTAATTATTTATAATAGATACGGTCAAGAAGTATATTCAAAAAACGATTATAAGAACGAATGGAAAGGGCAAGATAATCACGGTAGAATTTTACCTTCAGGTACCTACTTTTATAACGCATTTATTTTAGGAAATCCATATAAAACAGGATATATACAAATAATACGCGAAATACCTTAATACTTATCAATAAAAAATGCAGTGCTACAGCACTGCATTTTTTAATTTATATTTTAGATTGTTACATAATAAACATCAGAAGCGTTTCGTTTTATATTTAAAACTTCAAATCCGCCTTCTTCGGGTATTAATTCAACCATATCAAAAGAATGACAGTTTTTAGGTAATCCTTTAAAAATTAAAGTAAATTCTAAAGGCTTATTAAAGGGTATTAAGGTCCATTGCGGAGCAAAACTTATTCCTTCGGCAAAAAGTAATTTATAAGTTAATCCTGATTCTTTATCAACTAAATAGGTACTTTTCCAAATACGAGCAGCGTCACCATAATCATTCGCATAAATAGAACAATGTACAATAACCTGTTGTTCTTCATTTGTTAAAAGTAAAATGTCTTCTTTAAGTGTAGCACAAATAGTAGGTTTTACTTTTAAATCTTCTTCAATTATTGTTGTCATATCTATTTAAAATAAAATACAAAGTTATAAAAAAAAGCGATTCAAAAAATGAACCGCTTTGTTTTGGGTGAAAGACGGGTCTCGAACCCGCGACCTTCGGAACCACAATCCGACGCTCTAACCAACTGAGCTACAATCACCGTGTGTGAGTTTTGTTTTAAAAGTTAACTCTAAACTTTTTGGGTGAAAGACGGGTCTCGAACCCGCGACCTTCGGAACCACAATCCGACGCTCTAACCAACTGAGCTACAATCACCGTTTTAATTTTCGTTTGCAAATATACAGATATTTCGGTGCTTCGCAAATATTTTTTTCAATTTTTTATTTTAAATCTGTTAAGCTGTTGATAGCCACATACCTTTCAACCGTAAATCCTTCTGCATAATCTACAAAAACTAATCGACCTAAGTCTTTTGCGCGGTATTCTATGCTTTCGGTGAAGTTTTTTGTAGCTATTGGTGAAATAGGTTCTGTTGAATTTGGGTTGTAAAATTGGGTGCTATATGCCATTACAGCATCTATTTTATTTTGAATATGATTAGATATATCTACAACAAAATCGGGTTCAATATTTTTCCATTGTATGTAATGGTAAACTACTTTAGGGCGCCATTCTTGTTGAACAACACCGTTTAAATCGGTTTCAATTTTTCGTAAACCTGATAAAAAACATGCGTCCGATACCAATTTACTTCCTTTACCGTGATCAATATGACGGTCATCAATAGCGTTGCAAATTACAATTTCAGGTTTGTATTTGCGGATTATTTTAATAATTTCTAATTGATGTTTTTGATCGTTTTTAAAGAAACCATCTTTAAATTTTAGGTTTTCACGTACAGAAACTCCTAATATTTTAGCTGCATTTGCTGCTTCTACAGCTCTTATTTCTGCTGAACCACGTGTACCTAACTCGCCTTGAGTTAAATCAATGATTCCTACTTTTTTTCCTAATGTTACTTCTTTTGCTATGGTTCCACCGCAACCTAATTCAACATCGTCTGGGTGTGCGCCAAAAGCTAAAATATCTAATTTCATTTTTAAATTTTTTGTTGCTAAAAAACTATAGTATATTTTTAACAGTTTTACTTTTATTTACAGTTTCGTTGTATTCGCTTTCGGGTGTACTATCTTTATTTATTCCACCTCCTAAAAACAAAATACCTGTTTCGTTTTCAATTTTCATGCACCGCAAATTTACAAACAAGTCGGTTTTATTTTCATAATCTAGATTATTAAAATTCCATTCGCCTAAAAATCCTCCATAGAATTCTCTGTTGTAGTCTTCGTTTTCAATAATAAAATTTTGAGCAGCTAATTTAGGATACCCGCACAAAGCAGGTGTTGGATGTAAATTTTGAACTAATTGATATGGATTAGCACTTGGTTTTAAATTAGCCGAAATATCGGTTTTAATGTGCAATAATGTGCCTGCTGTAAAAGTATATGGTTCTGTTTTTTGTATGTTTTCGCAATAGGGAGTTAGTGCATCAATTATAAAATGGGTAACAATACTTTGTTCGTTTTGTTCTTTGTTGCTCCAAATAATATTGTTTTGATTTGTATTTTTTTGGGTGCCAGCTAATGCAACTGTTTCAACTTTTTTGTTTGTAATTTTAACAAGTTGCTCCGGAGTTGCGCCCATCCACATACCAACTTTTGGATGGTAAAACCAATATACAAAAGCTGTTGGATATTTTTTTACAAAACGTTTAAAATACAGTTCGTATTGTGATTTGTTTAAATTTACTTTTTCGGTTCGCGATAAAACTACTTTTTCAAACAGACCATTGTTAATGGCTTGAATACCTTTTGTAACTAATTGAATGTGTTTTTCTTTATTGTTATTAAATTCATATTCAGTATCATATTCATTATAAGTTGAAAAATCTACTGTAAAATCTTCAATATCGTTAGAAATATTACATTCATTTGGTAAAAAAATAATTTTTGAAGTGTTATTAAACGGTGCAAAAACAAAACAACTTTCTGTTAATTCGTTACAAGTATTTAAACGCGAATTTTTTTGAAACCAACCTGTTATGCTTTTTGAATTTGGTTTGCGATATAATACAAAAGGCAAGTTGTTTAAAAGTGCATTTTTATGAAATGGATTCATTTTTTTTAGGTAAAATAATGTTTGTTAATTTACAAATTGAAATGAGTTGATTTTCTTCATCGGTAATTTTAATTTCCCACAAATGCAATGTTTTTCCTTTATGAATTAAGCGTGCAGTTGCAAATACCCAACCTGTTTTTTTACTTTTTAGGTGATTTGCCGAAATTTCAATTCCGCGAATTTCAAAAGCTGAGGTATCTACAAAAATCATCGATGCAGCACTCCCTACGCTTTCGGCTAACGCAACCGAAGCACCTCCATGTAAAAGTCCCATTGGTTGATGTACTTTAGAATCAACTGGCATTTTAGCAGTTAAAAAGTCTGCACCAACTTCAATAAATTCAATATGTAAGGTTTCCATTAAGGTATTTTTGCAAAGGCTATTGCAAGTATCTAAAATTTGTTGTTTTTCCAAAATAAAAAACTGCTTTAAATTATTTTTTTCCTAATAAATATCCAATATAAGCCATTGGTATATAGGCAAAAATTAAATCGATTCCACTAAACCAATAAGGCGATTCTGGTAATTTTACAACCATTGTAATACCGCCAATTAAAAACAATAAGCCAATAATAAATGCGGGTGTACTTTTTTTAGGAAACGAAAGTTTTGTTGCAACAAAAGCACCTACAAAAGTACCAAATGCGTGTGCTAAAAACGGAAAAATAAAATGTTGCGGTTCTAGCAAATGCATGCCTGCTTTTATACCTTCTTCTGTGGTATTATCAACTCCTTTAGGTAAAGGTATTATTTTGCCACTTACCATTATTAGTGCCATATTTGCTATAGATCCTATAACTAAGCCAGCAATTGTTGCTAAAATGTTTCTAAATTTTTTCATATTATTTTTTTGCTAGTTTATCGTTACATTTTTGAATAAATTTTAATTTTTCTAAAGATAATTCCTCAATTTTTTCATCTAAATGTATAGTATCTATGTTTTCTAATACATCGTACGTATAAAAATTATAAAGCATGTTTTCTTTAATATGATCTAAATGAAAACGGTATTCTTCTAGTAAATAGTTAATTTCTTCTTTTAATTCTTTTTTAAATTCCTTTTCAACTTTAAGTTCTTCTAAAATCTGTTCAATGGTTTCTTCGGTTTCTGTAAAACTGTAAGGAGTATAAATTGGAGCTAAATTTTTAAAATTGTCACTGTTTTTTAAGGCATGTAACGAATTGATTAACTTGAAATTAAAGTTTGAGTACTCTTTTAAATGCACATCATTTTTAATGATATGATTGATAAATAATTGATATTGCTCTTCGGTTTCGGTATTTATTTCTTCTAATGTATAAAAATGTTGCAAAAGCACAAACGCATCGTTATAAAAAGACACAACATCGTCGGTAATTACACTTTGTGTGTAATTTTCTATAAATTCTGAAACAAATTCTGTGATATAGTTATTATTATTGTTCATTTATATTATTTTTTGTAAAGATATTCTTAATATTTTTATCTTTGATAACAATGCTAAAAAATTAAGTATGAAAACTATTTACGAGATTGATTTACACGAAAGCACCGTTGTAAAAACCGTGATTCCCGAGTACGAAAATAGGTTAAAACAAATACTTTATTACCGCGTAACAAGGGTTGCTGGTGGTTGGTTGTACAAAAAAATAGGTGTTGATTTTCCGGAAGTTTTTGTGCCTTACACCGATGAATTTAAAAGTAGAAAAGAACTTAACAGTTTATAAAAAAGAGATGGTTAGTACCATCTCTTTTTATTCTTTTTTGAAGTATCAGATTTTCTTGATTTTGAGTTTGATGTATTTTTTTTCTTTGTGGTAGTTGTATTTACCCCTGTTTTTTTAGTTCTAAAATCTTTTTTTGCATTTGGGTTTGGTTCGCGCCAAGGATAGGGATTGTCTTTTACTGTTTTTACTTGTAAACGAATTAATTTTTCAATTTCTTGCCAGTATGTTTTTTCATCACGCCCAACAAATGACAATGCCAAACCAGTTTCACCCGCACGTCCCGTTCTTCCAATACGGTGGACATAAATTTCAGGAATATTTGGTATATCGTAATTAATTACAAAAGGTAATTGTTGTATATCAATTCCGCGCGAAGCCACATCTGTAGCAACTAAAATATCAATTTGTTTGTTTTTAAAATCGTCTAAAATTTTTAAACGGGTACTTTGCGATTTATCACCGTGAATAGCATCGGCTTTATAACCTTCTTTTTGTAAAAATTCAACTACATTATCGGCGCCTTGTTTGGTACGTGTAAACAATAAAACATTTTTTAACTGTAAATTTTCAATTACATGTTTCAAAAGTTTCTTTTTGTCTTCTTTTTCAACCAAATATACTTTTTGAGAAATGTTTTGAGCCGTGCTAGCAGAATCATTAACAGCAACATAAATGGCATTGCTTAAAAATTCATCGGCAAGTTCACGCACCCCCATTGGCATGGTGGCAGAAAACATTAATGTTTGTCGGTTTTCAGGTGTAAGTTTAATAATTTTACGAACATCGTTAATAAAACCCATATCAAGCATCAAATCGGCTTCATCAATTACTAATTGATGCATCGCATCGGTTTTAATAAAATTTTGTTTGTATAAATCTAAAAACCTACCAGGTGTAGCCACTAAAACATCAACCCCTTCTTTTAAAGCATTAATTTGTGGTTGCATATTTACGCCGCCATAAATTACATATGTTTTTATTTGGGTGTATTTGCTTAGGGCTTCAAAATTTTCGGCAATTTGTATGGCTAATTCTCTAGTAGGTGCTAAAACAATGGTGCGTATTTGTTTGCGTTTTTTGCCCGATCCCACTATTCTATGAATGTGGTTAATTATAGGTATAGCAAAAGCTGCCGTTTTACCAGTACCTGTTTGGGCACAACCCACTAAATCTTTTCCATCAATTAAAACCGGAATTGCTTTTTCTTGAATGGGTGTTGCAATTGTATATCCTAAATCGTTTATAGCTTCGGCAACATTGTTATTTAATGGAAATTCTGTAAAATTCATATCAAAAAAATTTACACAAAATTACGTTTTTAATTTCGTATTTTATGATTTTATAATAACTTCAACAAAATTTCAGAATATATGAAACAAACCATACTTGCTGTTAGTGTTTTATTTGTAATGAACTGTTGGTCACAAACAAAACCTAAAGTTGATTTTACCACTGCAAATGCATCGATTAAATTTGATATTGCCGAACATTTAATTTTGGGCGATATTACGTATCAATTTACAGTTAATGAAGCAACAGATACCATTAAAATTGATGCTAAAAACATGATGATTCAAGGGTTAAAATTAAACGGACAAACTCCTAAATATCATTACAACAAAAACCAAATTATTTTTACACAAGGATATAATGTAGGCGAAAATACGGTTTCAATTAGCTATAAAACAAATCCTAAACAAGCGCTGTATTACGTTGGGTCGGGTACCGATTTACAAATTTGGACACAAGGGCAGGGCAAGTACACCAGCCATTGGTTGCCAAGCTTTGACGATTATAACGAAAAAGTAATTTTTAATACCAAAATTACCTTTGAAACTGGGTACGATGTTCTAAGTAACGGTTTGCTTGATGCTAAAACGGTGAGTGGCAAACAAACTACTTGGAGTTATAAAATGACAAAACCAATGAGTTCTTATTTAGTTATGATGGCTATTGGTAAATTTGATAAAAAAACCGAAAAATCGGCATCGGGTATTACAATTGAAAATTACATTCGTCCTATCGATGCTTCTAAATATGCAACTACGTATCAGCATACCAAAAAAATGTTCGATTTTTTAGAAAAGCAAACAGGTTTTGTTTATCCATGGCAAATTTATCGCAACATACCCGTTGAAGATTTTATGTACGGTGGCATGGAAAACACATCATCAACCATTTTTAATAGCGATTATGTAGTTGATAATATTGGCTTTAATGATAAAACTTTTGTAAACGTAAATGCACACGAAATGGCGCATCAATGGTTTGGTAATTTAGTTACAGCTAAAACCAATCAAGACCATTGGTTGCAAGAAGGTTTTGCAACGTATTACGCTTTATTGGCCGAACGCGAAGTTTATGGTGTTGACTATTTTTATTGGAAATTATATGAAATGGCCGAATTAATTACCAAAGATGCAAAAGAAAACAAAAATACAGCTGTTTTTAGCGAAAAAGCCACAACTGTTACTTATTATCAAAAAGGCGCTTGGATGCTTTTCTATTTATCTAGTCAAATAGGTGAAGCAAATTTTAACACTGTAGTAAAAAATTACTTACAGAAATACGCTTTTAGCAACGCAACTACGCAAGATTTTTTAAATGAAGTAAAAGCTGTTTCACCAAATTTTAATACAGATAATTACAAGCGTAATTGGTTAGAAAACAAAGCTTTTAATACTAAAGATGCCTTGTTTTTAATAGAAAATTCACCCTTAGTTAAATCGTATTTCGAAGTTTTAGCATTACAATCAAAAGGTTTTGAAGTTAAAAAAGAAACCCTGCTAAAATTGTTGAAGGATAGCAATACACCTGCAAACACAAAACGCGAAATTGTTTTTCAGTTGCACAAGGTTCCTTATGCCGATGCTAAGGAATTTTACCAAACCGTAATGCAATCTAACGATGTTAAAGTGCGCCAAGCCTTAGCACAAATTATCAGTGAAATTCCAACCGAATTTTTAGAAGATTATAAATTACTTTTAAACGATAATTCGTACATAACCCGCGAAATTGTTTTTAAAAATTTATGGTTGCAAAACGAAGCTTTTCGACCAACTTTGCTAGATCAAACCGAAACATGGAAAGGTTTTAACGATAACAATTTGCGTATTTCGTGGTTAATGTTTGCACTATCTACTCAAAATTATAAAAACGATAAAAAAGCACATTTGTATTCCGAACTAGAAAACTACGCGTATAATAAATACAACAGTAACATACGCACAAACGCAATAAACGCCATGTGGTACTTAAACCCGTACGATAGCAATACGTTGCCCCATTTAGTAAACGCATTGGTGCACCACAACAGTCGTTTTCAAAAATTTGGCAAAGATGCCATTATTCGTTTATGTGAAAAAAAGGAATTTAAAGAACATTTTAAAAAGTTAATTCCATACTTGCCACAAGACGAGCATGATGCACTTAAGAAGTTAATGGAAACTATTTAAAAAATTAATACTAAAAAGACTAAACATTTTTGTTTGGTCTTTTTTTTTAAAGCGGGCGTTACCCTTACAAACAGCCTTAGCACTAAATACAAGTAAAAATAACCATGCAGTACAACAAAACATAGCGGTAAATAGGCGGGTCGGGCTGTACGCTCATAGCTTTTATCGGCACTTCCATTGCCTCAGCCGCCAATAAAAGGCTATCCGCTGCCATCCCTAACGCGGGCTTACAGTTTTTAAAGTTGTTTAAGGGTTAAAGTTTAAAGTTTTGTGTTGTTAAACTTCAATTAGTAAAGTATCACATAATTTAAAAAATATACTAATCAAACCTACAAGGTTTTTAAAACCTTGTAGGTTTTTTTATGCTCAATTTTAAACCAACACCAATCAGTGAAAATTTGTGTAATCAATGGTTAAATTATTACAAAACGTTTCTGTTTTATGCAAACCTGTATTTAGCAACATGCTAGTGTAAATCATAAAAAAATCTTAAAAATTATTTTTTACATTTTGTAATGTGTTGTGAAATAAATTGTTATATTTATTAAAAATTAACACAAAAAATTATGAAAACAAAATTAAAACTGATTATTGTAATATTTTTTACCGCGCAGCTAACTACTGCGCAAACTTTTTTTACCGAAGATTTTAATAGTTACTCTACTGGTCCTTTAAATACAGTTTATGATGACACCACCCCCGGGAAAGGAGGTTGGTTGGTTTCAAGAAGCACAAGTGGTACAAGTAGTATAATAACTGGAATGGTTACACCAGAAACAGGCAAAGGCAACATATTAACAATAGCTACTACCAGTAAAACAATTGAAGGGTTTGGTTTTAAGCAAGAACGTGGTTTTTTAGCTACTTTATGGAACAACCGTACGCCAGGTAATAACATTTTTAAATTTGAATTTTATGG is a window of Myroides sp. JBRI-B21084 DNA encoding:
- a CDS encoding DEAD/DEAH box helicase; amino-acid sequence: MNFTEFPLNNNVAEAINDLGYTIATPIQEKAIPVLIDGKDLVGCAQTGTGKTAAFAIPIINHIHRIVGSGKKRKQIRTIVLAPTRELAIQIAENFEALSKYTQIKTYVIYGGVNMQPQINALKEGVDVLVATPGRFLDLYKQNFIKTDAMHQLVIDEADLMLDMGFINDVRKIIKLTPENRQTLMFSATMPMGVRELADEFLSNAIYVAVNDSASTAQNISQKVYLVEKEDKKKLLKHVIENLQLKNVLLFTRTKQGADNVVEFLQKEGYKADAIHGDKSQSTRLKILDDFKNKQIDILVATDVASRGIDIQQLPFVINYDIPNIPEIYVHRIGRTGRAGETGLALSFVGRDEKTYWQEIEKLIRLQVKTVKDNPYPWREPNPNAKKDFRTKKTGVNTTTTKKKNTSNSKSRKSDTSKKNKKRWY
- a CDS encoding M1 family metallopeptidase, whose product is MKQTILAVSVLFVMNCWSQTKPKVDFTTANASIKFDIAEHLILGDITYQFTVNEATDTIKIDAKNMMIQGLKLNGQTPKYHYNKNQIIFTQGYNVGENTVSISYKTNPKQALYYVGSGTDLQIWTQGQGKYTSHWLPSFDDYNEKVIFNTKITFETGYDVLSNGLLDAKTVSGKQTTWSYKMTKPMSSYLVMMAIGKFDKKTEKSASGITIENYIRPIDASKYATTYQHTKKMFDFLEKQTGFVYPWQIYRNIPVEDFMYGGMENTSSTIFNSDYVVDNIGFNDKTFVNVNAHEMAHQWFGNLVTAKTNQDHWLQEGFATYYALLAEREVYGVDYFYWKLYEMAELITKDAKENKNTAVFSEKATTVTYYQKGAWMLFYLSSQIGEANFNTVVKNYLQKYAFSNATTQDFLNEVKAVSPNFNTDNYKRNWLENKAFNTKDALFLIENSPLVKSYFEVLALQSKGFEVKKETLLKLLKDSNTPANTKREIVFQLHKVPYADAKEFYQTVMQSNDVKVRQALAQIISEIPTEFLEDYKLLLNDNSYITREIVFKNLWLQNEAFRPTLLDQTETWKGFNDNNLRISWLMFALSTQNYKNDKKAHLYSELENYAYNKYNSNIRTNAINAMWYLNPYDSNTLPHLVNALVHHNSRFQKFGKDAIIRLCEKKEFKEHFKKLIPYLPQDEHDALKKLMETI